The proteins below come from a single Rhodohalobacter sp. SW132 genomic window:
- the fliJ gene encoding flagellar export protein FliJ has translation MAFKFSLESVLKVRKHQEKVQKQKLAEELMKKKKIDDVKVEVQNKLNHYLETDSVQTAANIQTIKRHGRHVLQTHELIRKLGSESQEADKSVSEVRNSLADAHKECHILEKLKEVEQQMFSKKIQRSEQKTMDEIATQSFSR, from the coding sequence ATGGCTTTTAAATTTTCGCTGGAATCGGTATTGAAGGTTCGCAAGCATCAGGAAAAAGTTCAGAAGCAGAAACTGGCTGAAGAACTGATGAAGAAGAAAAAAATTGATGATGTGAAGGTTGAGGTGCAAAACAAGCTGAACCACTACCTGGAAACCGATTCCGTACAGACAGCCGCAAATATTCAAACAATTAAACGCCACGGAAGGCATGTTCTCCAAACCCATGAACTGATCCGCAAACTGGGATCTGAATCACAGGAGGCAGATAAGTCAGTTTCTGAAGTTCGGAATTCACTGGCAGATGCTCATAAAGAGTGCCATATACTGGAGAAGCTTAAAGAGGTGGAACAGCAGATGTTTTCAAAGAAAATTCAGCGCAGTGAGCAGAAAACGATGGACGAAATCGCTACACAATCATTTAGCAGATAG